The window AAGGGCCGGATGAGCACCCGGCTCCAGCCCAACCATCCCTTCGACGACGCCAGGGGCATCACCGCCTCCATCCTCGACGGCATCCTGCTCGGGGCCGGCGATGCCTGCATCGGCATCAACCCGGCGAGCGACGACCCGGCCGTGATCGGCCAATTGCTGCGGCTGCTCGACGAGATCATCGCGCGGCTGAAGATCCCGACCCAGGGCTGCGTGCTGACCCATGTCACCACGACGCTGTCGCTGATCGGGCAGGGGGCGCCGGTCGACCTCGTGTTCCAGTCGGTCGCCGGCACCGAGGCCGCCAACCGCAGTTTTGGCATCGACCTCGCGCTTCTCAAGGAGGCGCAGGACGCCGGGCTGTCGCAGAAGCGCGGGACGGTCGGCCAGAACGTGATGTATTTCGAGACCGGCCAGGGCTCGGCGCTATCGGCCAATGCCCATCACGGCGTCGACCAGCAGACCTGCGAGGCGCGCGCCTATGCGGTGGCCCGCGCCTTTGCGCCCCTCCTGGTCAACAGCGTGGTCGGCTTCATCGGCCCGGAATATCTGTACGACGGCAAGGAAATCATCCGGGCCGGGCTGGAGGATCATTTTTGCGGCAAGCTGCTCGGCCTGCCGCTTGGGATCGACATCTGCTACACCAACCACGCCGAGGCGGACCAGGACGACATGGACAATCTGCTGACGCTGCTTGCGGCCGCCGGCGTCACCTTCATCATGGGCGTTCCCGGCGCCGACGACGTCATGCTGAACTATCAGTCCACGTCTTTTCACGACGCGCTCTACGTCCGCGACGTCTTCGGACTGCGCCGCGCGCCGGAGTTCGAGGATTGGCTGGTGCAGTCCGGCATTGCGGGCGCTGACTTCCGTCTTGCCGGCGATGCAGGCCTGCTGCCCGATTTTGCGTCACGTCTGATCGAGTGACGGGGCGGAAGCACCCGGCGGCCCGAGGAAACCATTGGTGCCCTAGGGAATTAAGCTCTGCCACAATATTGAGAAATTCCGGCGGCAGCATTACGCTATGTGGCTGTCTGGCAATTTCCGCAGCTAAGTCGAGCGTGGCGGGGGAGCTTTGATGCGAGCTGAAAGTAACGGTACGTCCCGGCGGATTCTCTGCGTGTTTCCGCGATACACATCGTCATTCGGGACGTTCGAACATTCCTATCCCCTGACCGATGGCGTCCGCGCCTTCATGCCGCCGCAGGGACTTTTGCTGCTCGCGGCCTATCTGCCCGAGGAATGGCAGGTCAAATTCGTCGACGAGAACCTTCGCCGCACGACAAGGGAAGAGTTCGAATGGGCGGAGGCGGTCTTCGTCAGCGGCATGCACATCCAGCGCCAGCAGATGAACGATATCTGCCGCCGCGCCCACGAGTTCGATCTGCCCGTCGCGCTCGGTGGTCCCTCCGTCAGCGCCTGCCCGGATTACTATCCCTCCTTCGACTATCTCCATGTCGGCGAGCTCGGCGACGCCACCAATCAGCTGCTCGAAATACTGTCGCGCGACATCTCGCGTCCCGAGACCCAGGTGGTTCTGACCACCAAAGACCGTGTGCCGATGACGGAGTTTCCGATCCCGGCCTACGAGCTCGCCGACGTGAAGAAATACTTCCTCGGCAGCATTCAGTATTCCAGCGGCTGTCCCTATCAGTGCGAGTTCTGCGACATCCCCGGCCTCTACGGCCGCAACCCGCGCCTGAAATCGCCCGAGCAGATCATCGCCGAGCTCGACCGCCTGCGCGAATGCGGCATGACCGACACGGTCTATTTCGTCGACGACAATTTCATCGGCAACCGCAAGGCGGCGCTGGACCTCCTGCCGCATCTGATCGAATGGCAGAAGAAGACCGGCTATATGGTGCGGCTCGCCTGCGAGGCGACGCTCAACATTGCCAAGCGGCCGGAAATTCTCGAGAAGATGCGCGAGGCCTATTTCGTCACCATCTTTTGCGGCATCGAGACGCCCGACCCCGATGCGCTGAAGGCGATGCACAAGGACCACAATATGATGGTCCCGATCCTCGAGGGCGTGCAAACCATCAACTCCTACGGCATGGAGGTCGTGTCCGGCATCATCATGGGGCTCGACACCGACAAGCCCAACACTTCGGAGGCGCTGCTCGCCTTCGTCGAGGATTCCCGAATTCCGCTGCTCACGATCAACCTGCTTCAGGCGCTGCCGAAGACGCCGCTGTGGGACCGTCTGGAGCGCGAGGGGCGCCTGGTCGAGGACGACGGCCGCGATTCCAATGTCAACTTCCTGTTGCCCTACGACGACGTCGTCGCGTCCTGGAAGCATGCCATGGCCGTCGCCTACGAGCCCGAGAAGGTCTACGCGCGCTTCCAGTATCAATGCGACCACGTTTACGTGCACCGCCTGAAGATGCCGAAACCGGACGAGATGAAGACCTGGCCCAACATCAGGCGCGGCCTCGTCATGCTGCGAAACATCTTCTGGAAGGTCGGCGTGCTCGGCGACTACAAGCGTGTGTTCTGGAAGTTCGCGCTGGGCCGCATCAAGCGCGGCGATCTCGAAGGGCTGATCGGCTGCACGCTGATCGCGCACCATCTCATCACTTTTGCGCGGGCGGCCTCGACCGGCCAGCAAAACGCCTCGAACTATTCGATCCGGCTACGCGAGGCTTCCGTCCCCGCCGAATGATGCGACATGTCTGATCCGGCCATCCCGCGTCGTCCGACCCTCGATCTGCGGTCGCTTACGCCCGCGCGCGTCGCGCTCGGGCGCAGCGGCGCGAGCCTGCCGACGCGCGCGCTGCTCGATTTCACGCTAGACCATGCCCGCGCCCGCGATGCCGTGCATGCCGTCTTCGATGCGCCGCGGCTGGTCGCGGATCTCCGCGCGCTTGGCCTCGTCGTCACCGAGGCGAACAGCCGGGCGGTCGACCGCAGGGACTATCTGCGGCGGCCCGACCTGGGCAGACGGCTCGATGCCGGATCAATCGAGGCCCTGGCGCGGAGCGCCTCGGAGCCGTGCCGGGTCGCGGTCGTGATTGGCGATGGGCTGTCGGCGGCGGCGGTCCACGCCCATGCGGCCGCACTGGTGATGCGTCTGCTGCCGTTGCTCGCCGCCGACGATGGTGTCGCGATCGGCCATGTCGTCGTCGCCTCAGGCGCGCGCGTCGCGCTCGGCGACGAGATCGGCGCCATTCTCGGCGCGCGCATGGTCGTAATGCTGATCGGCGAGCGGCCGGGCCTGTCGGCGCCCGACAGTCTCGGCGCCTATCTGACTTTCGCCCCGAAGCCTGATCGCACCGATGCCGAGCGCAACTGCGTGTCGAACATCCACAAGGCCGGGTTGAGCTATGACGAGGCTGCCTTCAAGATCGCCTGGCTGGTCCGCGAGGGGCTCGCGCGGGAAGTGAGCGGTGTGGCGCTGAAGGACGAGAGCGCGGACCGGGCGCCGCGTCGAATTGGCACGGCTTTGCCCGAATGAAGGGCATTAAGGCAAAATCGCCACATCTTGATCGATTCGGCCACACTCCGCCTGCTTGCGAGAAGGGTGATTGACCTGCTAAACCCCTCGCGGCGATTTTCTGCGCATTTTCAAAGGGCAAGCCTCCCATTGGTATGGCATTTTCAAGCCGTTCGCGGGGCGCGACAAGCTCACAGACCCGAGCCGATTTAGGAACTGGACAAGGCATGCTCGAAAAGCACAGCGAGAGTGAGGTTCATGTCGACAAGGTCGAGCAGGGACCTGCGTCCTCGATCGCCTTCGGGCTGGAGCGCATCGGGCTGATCGCAGTTCGGGCGCCCATCGTCTCCTGCATCGTCCTGCTTGTGCTGATCGTTGGCGCCGTGTTCGGCATCCACCGGATCAAGATCGACGATTCGCTCTCGCAGCTGTTCCGGTCGAACACGCCGGAATTCAAGCAGTACGAAGCGGTGACCAAGAAGTTCCCAGCCGAGGAATTCGACGTCCTCGTCGTGGTCGAGGGCAAGACCCTGCTGGCGCGGAACAACCTCGAGAAGCTGCGCGACTTCGTCACCGACATGCAGCTGGTCGAGGGTACGCGCGGACTGGTCTCGCTGTTCTCCGCGCGTCAGGCGCCGGCGCCGGGCAAGCTTCCCGCCGCGCTGTTCCCGCCCGAGCTGCCCGAGGGCGCGGCCTATGACAAGTTCATCGAGGGCGTCAAAGCCAACGAGATCATCCGCGGCAAGCTGTTATCTGAGGACGGCACGCTGGCGCTGATCGTGCTGTCGCTCGATCCGGAGGTGGTCGCCTCCAACAAGCTGACCAAGACCGTCGCCGACATTCGCGCGCTGATGAAGGAAGACCTCGGCGACACCGGGCTCAACGTGCAGCTTTCCGGAGTGCCGGTGATGCAGCTCGAGATCCGCAACGCGGTCGAGCGCGACGGGCTCACCTACAACATCCTCGGCATTCTCGCCGGCTGTGTCATCGCCATCATCTTCTTCCGCAAGATCTCGTTCATGGTGGCGGCCGCGTTCCCGCCGATGATCGCGATCCTGCTGGCGCTCGGCGCGCTCGGCTGGGCCAATTTCAATCTCAACATGTTCCTGAACGTGATGACGCCGCTCATCATGGTCATCAGCTTCTCGGACTCGATGCAGCTCACCTTCGCCGCGCGCGACCGGCTGATCGCGGGCCAAGACAAGTTCACTGCATTCAAGAACGCGGTGCTGGTGGTGGGACCGGCCTGCGTGCTGACGCACGGCACCGCCGGCATTTCCTTCATCGCGCTGCAGTTCTCGGACTCCGATCTGATCCGCAAGTTCGGCGAGGCGGGTCTCGCCGCCACCATCATCGCGCTGGTCGCGGTGTTGTCGCTGGTGCCGGTGTTCGGCGTGCTGTTGGTGCGTAACGAGAAGGTCTTTGCGACCAAGTTCCAGAGCGCAGATGCCGGCGTGCAGGCGCTGCGTAATTTCTGCTACTGGATCGCGGTGCGCATGGTGGGCCGTCCCGGCCTGTTCAGCCTGATCGCGGTGGTGTTCGTGGCGGGCCTCGGCGTCATCTACGCCAATCTGGAGCCGCGCTACCGGCTCGCCGACCAGGTGCCGGACAAGCGCCAGGCGGTCGCCGCCAGCGACCGGCTCGACGCCAAGCTCACCGGCGCCAACCCGGTCAACGTTCTGATCCAGTTCCCCAAGGGTGAATCGCTCTATTCGCCGGAGACGCTGCAGACCATCGCCGACGTGCACGCGACGGTGGAGAAGGCAGCCGGTGTCGGCAATGTCTGGTCGGTCGAGACCCTGCGCCGCTGGCTCGCGGACAAGGCCGGCAGCGCCGACGTCGCGACCCTGAAGGAATATGTCAGCGTGATTCCGGAGCATCTGGTGCGCCGGTTCATCGATGCCGAGCAGGACGCCGTCGTGGTCGCAGGTCGCGTGCCGGACAAGGATTCCAGCCAGCTCCTGCCGATCGTCGACAAGCTCGATACCGAGCTCGACGCCGTCCGCAAGAAGCATCCCGGCTATGAAGTGGCGGTCACGGGTCTTGCCGCGATTGCCGCGCGCAACTCGGCCGGCATGATCGAGAAGCTCAACCGCGGGCTCACCGTCGAATTCGCACTGGTCGCGATCTTCATCGGCCTGGCCTTCCGCTCCTGGGTGGTGATGTTCGCCTGCATCCTGCCAGGCATCTTCCCCGTCGTGATGTCGGGAACGGTGCTGTGGGCGATGGGCGAGGGACTGCAATTCGCCAGTGTCGTGGCTCTGACCGTTTCGTTTGGCCTGGGCTTGAGCGCCACCATCCACTTCCTCAACCGCCTCAGGCTCGAGAGCAAGCCGGGCGTCGGCTCGGCGCTCGCGGTGGAGCGCGCGACCGTGCTGGTCGGCCCGGCCTTGATCCTGACCACGCTGGTGCTCGCCTGCGGTCTCGTCGTCACGGTGTTCTCCGACCTGCCGTCGCTACGGTTGTTCGGCTGGCTCAGCGCCTTCTCGATGGTCATGGCGCTCGTCGCCGACCTCTTCATCCTGCGGCCGACGGCGATGTGGCTGATCAACCTGCACGCCAAGCTTCAGGGCACCGACAAGCCGGCGATCTGAGCGGCTTCATTCATCAGACATGAAATCGGCGCGGTCCGGGCGACTGCGCCGCGTTTCCGCAAAACAACAAAGCCCCGGTTCGCGAGAACCGGGGCTTGCTGCTTTCGAAGCGGTAAGAGCTGTCAGCCCTTCGTCATCGTGATGTTGACGCCGCGAATCTCGCCCTTGGATGAGATCTGCACCGTTTGCTTGGTGCCATTGGTGCGCAGCGACAGATTGGCGGCAAAGCCGTTGGCCTCGACGAACACCTCGATCTGGCCGCCACCGGCGGTGCCCTGCAGATTGCCGAAGATGTTGCGGTTGGTCTCGCTCCAATTGCCGGAGATCCGCTCGCCCTGGCTGGTCACGTCGCTGGTGAGGTCGAATTTGTAGCTGTCAGACGCACAGTGCAGCGCCTGCTTGAGACTGAGGCCGGTGCCGGCAACCTTGTAGTCGGCCTTGCAGCGGATGCGCTCGGTGGAGCCGTCGGACAGCGACACAGTACCCGTCCCGGTCCACGCGCCCTCGAAACCTGCAAACGGTCCGGACGACTGAGCCTGACTTGTCGAAACCGAGAAGAGCAGCACAGCGCCGATGCCGGCCGCCTTGATTGCCAGTTCAGATCGCCCAAAGAATTTCATCTTCAAAATATCCCGTTTTGGAACGACGTCTGCTTGTCACCAAGGACGTCTCGCCACATCGAAGGTTTAGTGTTCCGAGCCTGTGTCAGGTTCAATGGCCGGCCGCCCACATGTCGGCATCGCGAAGCGCACTTGCCATGGTTGGCGTCCGGATTCTCTGCGTTTCGGCATGTTTCTGGCGCCCAAGGCGGGATGGAGAGATGCAGCTCTGCAACAGGTACGCAGCAAAACGCGGCGTGCCTGAATTATGACGTAGTATCAATCTCTTACATTTGCCAGAGAAGGCGCAGGGAAGACCTGATTTGGTGGACGTGGCGCCAATTTGGCCGCATTTGCCAGTGCTTGTGCCTTCTCCGAGGCCGCTACTCCCGCGGCGACTTGCCCATCAGAACAATCCGCTCCGGTCGTCGCGCTGTGCTGTCCGGGATTGGTGCGATTCTGCCGTCAGAATGAAGGAATACAATGCGTAAGCTTCTCGTCGCTCTCACCTTGCTGTCGGCCTCCCTCTCGACCGCAGCGTTCGCCCAGCAAGGGCGCGGCACGGACGCCGAGCAGAAGGCCTGCTCGCGCGATGTGCAGAAGCTCTGCCGTCCGGTCATCGATCAGGGCGATTTCACCATCCTGGCCTGCCTCAAGGAGAACCGGGCCAAGATCTCCCAGGCCTGTGACCAGGTCCTGAAGAACCACAACCAGTAAGCTCGGCCACTGGCCCACAAAAGGCGGCCCCGGGGCCGCCTTTTCGGACCTGATCCGCAAAGGGCAGCCATCGAGAGACAGGATTGGTTTTGCGGCCGTATTCCCCTATATGGGGGCCGCGGCGGCATCGCCCGCACGGGCTAGCGCGAGCGAAAAAGCCCTTCCTGTCCAAACGATTGTAGACCAGCCCTCGATGACCTCTGCGAGCGAATTGCGATCCGGCAAGGGTGAGCGCGACGAGAATTTTCCCGTCGCGTCCTGGATCATTCATCCGCGTCATCGCGCGCTGATCCTGGCGTATTACAATTTCGTCCGCACCGCCGACGACATCGCCGACCACGCCACGCTGCCGCCGGATAAGAAGCTCGCTTATCTCGACCTGCTCGAGGCGGAATTGCTCGGCACGGGCGATACCCAGGCCGAGGCCGTCAGCTTGCGGCACGCACTGGCCGAACGCGGCATGGCGCCGCGCCACGCGCTCGACGTGCTCATCGCGTTCCGCATGGACGTGACCAAGTTGCGCTACGAGAATTGGGACGAGGTCATCCATTATTGCCGCTATTCGGCGATGCCGGTCGGCCGCTTCATGCTCGACGTCCATGGTGAGAGCACCTCGACCTGGGCCGCGTCGGATGCGCTCTGCGCAGCGCTGCAGATCAACAACCACCTTCAGGATTGCGGCAAGGATTTCCGCGAGCTCAACCGCGTCTATCTGCCGCGCGATGCGCTGGCCGCGAGCGGCGCCTCGGTGGAGCAGCTCGGACTGGCGCAGTCGCCGCCGGCGATGCTGGCCTGCCTTCAGGCTCTCGCCATACGCAACGAAGCGCTGCTCGAGGAGGGCAGGTCGCTGGCCGCGGAGATCCGGGATTTCCGCCTCGGCGTCGAGGTCTCGGTGATCCAGGCCTATGCCGACCGCATCGTGCGCCTGTTGAAGGCGCGCGACCCCTTGCGCGAGCGCGTGCACCTGAACAAGCTCGAGCTCCTCACCTTCAGCCTCGCCGGCATGATCGGCGAAGTCGGCCGCCGCGCGGTCGGACGCAAGGCCATTTCCAGACCGGGGACTGCACATGACGCTTGAGGCGACCTCGCCCGGCGCCAATTATGGCTCGACCGCATCCGGCAGTTCGTTCTATGCCGCGATGCGCATCCTGCCGCACGACCAGCGCGAAGCGATGTTCCAGATCTACAGCTTCTGCCGCCAGGTCGACGACATCGCCGATTCCGATGGCCCGCGCGACGAGCGGCTCGCCGCGCTTCAGGCGTGGCGCAACGACATCGATGCGCTCTACCAGGGCAATCCGCCGCCGCGGCTGAAGGACTACGTGGCCTCGGTGAAGACCTTCGGCCTCAAGCGCGAGGATTTCCTCGCGATCGTCGACGGGATGGAGATGGACGTGCCGCAGGACATCCGCGCGCCCGACATGGCGACGCTGGATCTCTATTGTGATCGCGTCGCGAGTGCCGTGGGGCGGCTGTCGGTCCGGGTCTTCGGCCTGCCGGAAGAAGACGGCATCGAGCTCGCGCATCATCTCGGCCGCGCGCTCCAGCTCACCAACATCCTGCGCGATATCGACGAGGACGCCGGGCTCGGCCGGCTCTATCTGCCGCGCGAAGCGCTGCTGCATGCCGGCATCACCTCCAACGATCCGGACCGCGTGATCGTCGAGCGCGCGCTGCCGAAGGTCTGCCTGCCGCTGGCGCAGCGCGCAAAGGTGTATTTCGAGAAGTCGGACGAGATCATGAACCGCAACCGGCGCCGCGCGGTGCGCGCGCCGCGCATGATGTCGAAATACTATCATGCTATTCTGGATCTCCTGATCGCGCGCGGGTTCAACGCGCCGCGCGAGCCGGTGCGTGTGTCGAAGATCACACGCATCGCCATCCTGCTCCGTTACGCTCTCATCTGATGCAAAAAACAGCTCACATCATCGGTGCTGGAATCTCCGGCCTCTCCGCCGCCGTGCGGCTTGCCAATGCCGGCTTCAAGATCGCCGTGCACGAGGCGACGCAGCAGGCCGGCGGCCGCTGCCGTTCATATTTCGACGGCGCCACCAATCTCACCATCGACAACGGCAACCATTTGCTGCTGTCCGGCAACAGCCATGCGCGCGCCTATGCGCGCTCGATCGGCACCGAGGCGGGCCTCGTCGGTCCGGACCGCGCGCAGTTTCCCTTTGTCGATATCAAGACCGGGCAGCGCTGGCAGATCGATCTCGGCGACGGCCGGCTGCCGACCTGGGTGCTCGACGAGAGCCGCCGCGTCCCCGACACCGGGCTGACCGATTATCTGAAGCTGGCGCCGCTGATCTGGGCCTCGGAAGAGACGCTGGTCGGCAAGTCCATTCCCTGCGAGGGCGTGCTCTATCAGCGCCTGGTGCAGCCGCTGCTGCTGGCGGCGCTCAACGTCGATCCACCCGAAGGCTCGGCGGGGCTTGCCGGCGCGATCGTGCGCGAGACGCTGCTCGCCGGCGGGCAGGCCTGCCGCCCGCTGATCGCGCGCGACGGCCTCAGCGCGGTGCTGATCGAACCCGCCGTCAAATTCTTGAGCGAGCGCGGGCACTCCGTTCAGCTCGGCCATGAGCTGCGCTCGTTTGCGACCCATGACGGCAAGGTCGGCGCGCTGAATTTCGGCGGCGAGGATGTGATCCAGATCGGCGAGGGCGACGTCGTCGTAATGGCGGTACCGCCGCGCGCTGCCTCCAATCTGCTGCCCGGGCTCAAGACGCCAACCGAATTTCGCGCCATCGTGAATGCGCATTTCCGCGTCGAGCCGCCGGCGGGATCGGCTCCGATCCTAGGCGTGATCGGCGGCGTCGTGGAATGGCTGTTCGCGTTCCCGAACCGGCTTTCCGTCACCATCAGCAACAGCGATCGTCTGGTCGACATGCCGCGCGAGGAACTCGCGCAGGCGATCTGGAGCGACGTCTGCAAGGCGGGCGGTGTGTCCGGCGAGCTTCCCCCTTGGCAGATCGTGCGCGAGCGCCGTGCCACATTTGCGGCGACGCCGGCGCAGAATGCCCTGCGTCCGGGGCCGGTCACTGCGCTGAAAAACCTGTTTCTTGCAGGCGATTGGACTGCTACGGGATTGCCTGCAACCATCGAGGGATCGGTCCGATCCGGTGATCGCGCCGCCGATCTGGTTCTGGCCGCCAAGGGATAGTGACAGGCGGCCCTGACGGGCATTTGTCCCGGTCAATTTCGGCCAATTCAATCGACTATCGGAGCAATCGAGCGAGATGGATTCCGTGAACGCGACCAGCCGCGAAGCCCAAGAATTGAGAAACTTGGAATCGAGCATTGCGTCGGCCACCGAAGGCGTCCTCGGCTTCCAGCAATCCGACGGACATTGGGTGTTCGAGCTCGAAGCCGATTGCACGATTCCGGCCGAATACGTGCTGCTGCGCCATTGTCTCGCCGAGCCGGTCGATGCCGTGCTCGAAGCCAAGATCGCCAATTATCTTCGCCGCGTGCAGGGCGCCCATGGCGGCTGGCCGCTGGTGCATGACGGCGAGTTCGACATGAGCGCCAGCGTCAAGGCGTATTTCGCGCTGAAGATGATCGGGGATTCCATCGACGCGCCGCACATGGTGCGTGCGCGCGAGGCGATCCATTCCCGCGGCGGCGCCATTCACAGCAACGTCTTCACGCGCTTCATGCTTGCGATGTTTGGCGTCGTGACCTGGCGTGCGGTACCGGTGCTGCCGATCGAGATCGTGCTGCTGCCGTTCTGGTCGCCGTTCCACATCAACAAGATCTCCTACTGGGCGCGCACCACCATGGTGCCGCTGATGGTCATCGCCGCGCTGAAGCCGCGGGCGAAGAATCCCAAGGGCGTCGGCATCGACGAGCTGTTCCTGCAGGATCCGCGCTCGATCGGCATGACCGCCAAGGCTCCGCACCAGAGCATGGCCTGGTTCGTGCTGTTCCGGGCGCTCGACGGCATTTTGCGCGTGGTCGAGCCGATGTTTCCGAAGAGCCTGCGCAAGCGCGCCATCGACGCGGCGCTCGCCTTCACCGAGGAGCGGCTGAACGGCGAGGACGGCATGGGCGCGATCTATCCGCCGATGGCCAACATCGTCATGATGTACGACGCGCTCGGCAAGGACGAGAACTTCCCGCCGCGTGCGATCACGCGCCGGGGCATCGACAAGCTGCTCGTGATCAAGGACGACGAAGCCTATTGCCAGCCCTGCGTCTCGCCGGTGTGGGACACGACGCTGACCGCCCACGCGCTGCTCGAAGCCGGCGGCGACAAGGCGGTGCCGGCGGCCAAGCAGGGTCTCGACTGGCTGATCCCGAAGCAGGAGCTCGAGGTGAAGGGCGACTGGGCGGTGAAGCGGCCCGACGTGCGCCCGGGCGGCTGGGCCTTCCAGTACAACAATGCCCATTATCCCGATCTCGACGACACTGCGGTGGTCGTGATGTCGATGGACCGCATGCGCCGGGAGCACGGTGCGACCGGCTATGACGCCGCGATCGACCGTGCGCGGGAGTGGATCGAGGGTATGCAGAGCGACGACGGCGGCTGGGCCGCTTTCGACGTCAACAACCTCGAATATTATCTGAACAACATCCCGTTCTCCGACCATGGCGCGCTGCTCGACCCGCCGACCGAGGACGTCACCG of the Bradyrhizobium sp. WSM1417 genome contains:
- the shc gene encoding squalene--hopene cyclase; protein product: MDSVNATSREAQELRNLESSIASATEGVLGFQQSDGHWVFELEADCTIPAEYVLLRHCLAEPVDAVLEAKIANYLRRVQGAHGGWPLVHDGEFDMSASVKAYFALKMIGDSIDAPHMVRAREAIHSRGGAIHSNVFTRFMLAMFGVVTWRAVPVLPIEIVLLPFWSPFHINKISYWARTTMVPLMVIAALKPRAKNPKGVGIDELFLQDPRSIGMTAKAPHQSMAWFVLFRALDGILRVVEPMFPKSLRKRAIDAALAFTEERLNGEDGMGAIYPPMANIVMMYDALGKDENFPPRAITRRGIDKLLVIKDDEAYCQPCVSPVWDTTLTAHALLEAGGDKAVPAAKQGLDWLIPKQELEVKGDWAVKRPDVRPGGWAFQYNNAHYPDLDDTAVVVMSMDRMRREHGATGYDAAIDRAREWIEGMQSDDGGWAAFDVNNLEYYLNNIPFSDHGALLDPPTEDVTARCISMLAQLGETAKTSKHVADGIAYLRKTQHPEGSWYGRWGMNFIYGTWSVLCALNMAGVRHDDPMIRKAAGWLASIQNQDGGWGEDAVSYRLDYRGWEAAPSTASQTAWALLALMAAGEVDHPAVARGVEYLIATQNEKGLWDEQRYTATGFPRVFYLRYHGYPKFFPLWALARYRNLRNTNSRVVGVGM